A region of Desulfobacterales bacterium DNA encodes the following proteins:
- a CDS encoding DUF3334 family protein, producing MELPFTVDAVSNICCKVVKNVLESSTKKQIKYSSTILKVPRISLRPEMGCFVQFTGDYNGLAVMNFSANAAMEIYRSYMVAMGIDEKELAKEYTSSEVPDSIGEIVNQIMGQLMRMVESKLDLRAFCGQPKALSLNNSIILTIDSEFNEENRRLSFTISGHRFYVELAMESSTLIPMKQ from the coding sequence ATGGAATTACCATTTACTGTTGATGCAGTTAGTAATATTTGTTGTAAAGTTGTGAAAAATGTTCTTGAATCAAGCACAAAAAAACAAATTAAATATTCAAGCACTATATTGAAAGTTCCGAGAATCAGCTTAAGACCTGAAATGGGATGTTTTGTGCAATTTACTGGAGATTATAACGGACTTGCTGTAATGAACTTTTCTGCGAATGCAGCAATGGAAATATATAGAAGTTATATGGTTGCAATGGGTATAGATGAAAAAGAACTTGCGAAAGAATATACTTCAAGTGAAGTTCCTGATAGTATAGGAGAAATCGTAAATCAAATTATGGGTCAATTAATGAGGATGGTGGAATCGAAGCTTGATTTACGAGCATTTTGTGGTCAGCCTAAAGCTCTTTCCCTTAATAATTCAATTATTCTTACAATTGATTCAGAATTTAATGAAGAAAATAGAAGATTGTCTTTTACTATTTCAGGGCATCGTTTTTATGTTGAACTTGCTATGGAAAGCTCAACACTGATTCCAATGAAACAATAG
- the cobA gene encoding uroporphyrinogen-III C-methyltransferase yields MNGKVYIVGAGPGDPELITLKGKRCIENSDVIIYDYLANPVLLKFASKNSEIIYVGKKGGHHTMPQNDINNLIIKKAKKGLTITRLKGGDPFIFGRGGEEAEELVNAGIKFEIVPGITSAIAVPAYAGIPLTHRNFTSTLAFITGHEDPEKENSNIDWDYISKGIGTIVFLMGVKNLGFITEQLIKNGRSKDTPVALVQWGTTPKQLTVSGNLDNITQKVKEAGLKPPCIIIVGEVINLRDKLKWFENKPLFGKRILVTRATEQASDLVNILSNFGAECIEFPTIKIVTCEDKSLLDNAIDTIKDYEWLVFTSVNGVNFFFDRLFENGKDVRALYNIKTASIGPATSKRLFDFGIKSDIIPESYRAESIIDAFKNIDVKGKKILLPRAKEARPILPIELSKMGASVNEVIAYCTEIATEDNTELLKKLESKEIDIVTFTSSSTVNNFKALLPSEDFSYLMEGIKVASIGPVTSETALNLGFKVDITADIFTIEGLCDAILKFYD; encoded by the coding sequence ATGAACGGTAAAGTATATATAGTTGGTGCGGGGCCTGGAGATCCAGAATTAATTACTTTGAAAGGCAAGCGATGCATAGAAAATTCGGATGTAATAATTTACGACTATCTTGCTAATCCTGTTTTATTGAAGTTTGCATCGAAAAATTCGGAAATAATTTATGTAGGAAAAAAAGGTGGGCATCATACAATGCCCCAAAATGATATAAATAATCTCATAATAAAAAAAGCTAAAAAAGGTTTAACCATTACACGACTTAAAGGAGGAGATCCTTTTATTTTTGGTAGAGGTGGTGAAGAAGCTGAAGAACTTGTAAATGCTGGTATTAAATTTGAAATAGTGCCAGGAATTACGTCGGCAATAGCAGTTCCTGCTTATGCTGGAATACCCCTTACCCATCGTAATTTTACTTCTACTCTTGCTTTTATTACAGGTCATGAAGACCCTGAAAAAGAAAACTCTAACATTGATTGGGACTATATTTCTAAAGGTATCGGGACAATCGTATTTTTAATGGGTGTAAAAAATCTTGGATTTATAACTGAACAACTTATAAAAAATGGTCGCTCTAAAGACACACCAGTTGCTCTTGTTCAATGGGGGACAACTCCAAAGCAATTAACTGTTTCAGGAAATCTTGATAATATAACTCAGAAGGTAAAAGAAGCAGGGTTAAAACCTCCTTGTATTATTATTGTCGGAGAGGTTATAAATTTAAGAGACAAATTAAAATGGTTTGAAAATAAACCCTTATTTGGCAAAAGAATCCTTGTTACAAGAGCTACGGAGCAAGCAAGTGATTTAGTTAATATTTTATCAAACTTTGGAGCGGAATGTATCGAATTTCCCACAATCAAGATAGTGACCTGTGAAGATAAAAGCCTCCTTGATAATGCAATTGACACTATTAAGGATTATGAATGGCTTGTGTTCACAAGTGTTAATGGAGTAAATTTTTTCTTTGATCGTCTTTTTGAGAACGGCAAAGACGTAAGAGCTCTTTACAATATTAAAACCGCATCAATAGGACCTGCTACATCAAAAAGGCTTTTTGATTTTGGAATAAAAAGCGATATTATTCCAGAAAGTTACAGAGCTGAATCAATTATTGACGCTTTTAAAAATATTGATGTTAAAGGGAAAAAAATACTTCTTCCAAGAGCTAAAGAAGCTCGCCCAATATTGCCTATTGAATTATCGAAAATGGGGGCATCTGTTAACGAAGTAATAGCATATTGCACTGAAATTGCTACGGAAGATAATACTGAGTTATTGAAAAAATTAGAAAGTAAAGAAATAGATATTGTTACTTTCACAAGTTCATCAACAGTTAATAATTTTAAAGCTCTATTACCTTCGGAAGATTTTTCTTACCTTATGGAAGGAATAAAAGTCGCAAGCATAGGCCCTGTAACATCCGAAACAGCTTTGAATCTTGGATTTAAAGTTGATATAACCGCTGACATATTCACAATTGAAGGACTGTGCGATGCTATATTAAAATTTTATGATTAA
- a CDS encoding histone deacetylase, producing the protein MLKSKNKTGLVFFPAFDWAISPTHPEREERLLYTQDQIFEEGLFDIDGIHEYKPEIVTEEDVKRVHFCVPSIRAVMTHSHFVSAGGAKKIARVVMEKKVDNGFALVRPPGHHAMRVVHGSRGFCNVNIEAIMVEWIRKEYNVKKVAIVDTDCHHGDGTQDIYWNDPNTLFISIHQDGRTLYPGSGFTNELGGPNAAGMTINIPLPPNTSEEGFLYTIKNVVLPILSDFKPEIIVNSAGQDNHFTDPITNMNFSAQGYAELTSLLKADIAVLEGGYSIETALPYVNLGIVLAMAGMDYSKVKEPNYDPDAIRQTQGVTRTIERVGDTVLSNWKNKEKIQQEMRRKQEFYDRVRNVFYDTDMIYEAQKERVRICDNCGGSVKMDSQSDRGYHILGIHIPPYACKKCIDTGYNWYNEADHNNYDIIFMQDRPQDLFETKRRR; encoded by the coding sequence ATGCTTAAATCTAAAAATAAAACCGGGCTTGTGTTTTTCCCTGCTTTTGACTGGGCTATATCTCCAACTCATCCTGAAAGAGAAGAGCGTCTTTTATATACCCAAGACCAGATTTTTGAAGAAGGCTTATTCGATATAGACGGAATACATGAATATAAACCTGAAATCGTAACAGAAGAAGATGTTAAACGAGTTCATTTTTGTGTTCCGAGCATTCGAGCTGTAATGACTCATTCTCATTTTGTAAGTGCGGGCGGCGCAAAAAAAATTGCTCGAGTAGTTATGGAAAAAAAAGTTGATAACGGCTTTGCCCTTGTAAGACCTCCAGGCCATCATGCAATGCGAGTTGTTCATGGTTCAAGGGGATTTTGCAATGTCAACATAGAAGCAATAATGGTAGAATGGATAAGAAAAGAATATAACGTAAAAAAAGTCGCGATCGTAGATACTGATTGCCATCATGGAGACGGAACTCAAGATATTTATTGGAATGATCCTAATACATTATTTATTTCAATTCATCAAGACGGACGAACGCTTTACCCTGGGTCTGGATTTACAAATGAGCTTGGAGGCCCTAATGCTGCTGGTATGACAATTAATATTCCTCTTCCACCTAACACCTCTGAAGAAGGATTTTTATATACAATAAAAAATGTTGTTTTGCCTATACTGAGTGATTTTAAACCAGAAATAATAGTTAATTCAGCCGGTCAAGACAATCATTTTACGGATCCAATTACTAATATGAATTTTTCAGCTCAAGGATATGCTGAACTTACTTCGCTGCTTAAAGCTGACATCGCTGTTCTTGAAGGCGGTTATTCAATCGAAACCGCTTTGCCTTATGTAAACTTAGGAATAGTGCTCGCTATGGCTGGCATGGATTATAGTAAAGTAAAGGAGCCAAATTATGACCCTGACGCAATACGTCAAACCCAAGGAGTTACCCGAACTATAGAAAGAGTCGGAGATACTGTTTTATCTAATTGGAAAAACAAAGAAAAAATTCAGCAAGAAATGAGGCGAAAACAGGAATTTTATGATAGAGTAAGAAACGTTTTTTATGATACTGATATGATTTATGAAGCTCAAAAAGAACGGGTTAGAATTTGCGATAATTGTGGAGGCTCTGTAAAAATGGATTCCCAATCAGATAGGGGTTATCATATTTTAGGAATTCATATTCCTCCGTATGCTTGTAAAAAATGTATAGATACAGGTTATAATTGGTATAATGAGGCGGATCACAATAATTACGATATTATTTTTATGCAGGATAGACCTCAAGATTTATTTGAAACAAAACGAAGACGCTAA
- a CDS encoding RNA 2'-phosphotransferase codes for MNKKSPEKLDSVLNYILGYNPYEFGLVPDKDGYVKIKDLLKAMSEDEELRYVRQFHIDEILLIVPKPSIEIKDNSIRSKKRDKLCLPSICDNNQNIPKVLYTAIRERSYSFVLENGVSPQGSEYIILASSDDVAEKIGKRKDSDPVILSINTKQSAEKGVSFLKAGDELFLSSFIPKGCFTGPSISEKIELTDKKTLKEKPKKKTKIDEKFMPGSFILNLDDQKLNKRDEKSSWKDNKKRLRREKKQLWPDDDF; via the coding sequence ATGAATAAAAAATCACCAGAAAAATTAGACAGCGTTTTAAATTATATTTTGGGCTATAATCCATATGAGTTTGGATTAGTTCCTGATAAAGATGGCTATGTAAAAATAAAAGATTTATTAAAAGCCATGAGCGAAGATGAAGAATTAAGGTATGTGAGACAGTTTCATATAGATGAAATTTTATTGATAGTACCAAAACCTTCTATTGAAATTAAAGATAACTCCATTCGCTCAAAAAAACGTGATAAACTTTGCCTGCCATCTATCTGCGACAATAACCAGAATATTCCTAAAGTTTTATACACAGCAATAAGGGAACGCTCTTATTCCTTTGTATTAGAAAATGGGGTTAGCCCCCAGGGGAGTGAATACATAATATTAGCATCATCTGATGATGTAGCGGAAAAAATAGGGAAGCGGAAAGATTCTGATCCTGTTATTCTATCAATTAATACAAAACAGTCCGCTGAGAAAGGAGTATCTTTTTTAAAAGCTGGAGATGAATTATTCCTATCCTCTTTTATTCCTAAAGGGTGTTTTACAGGTCCTTCTATCAGTGAAAAAATAGAATTAACAGATAAAAAAACTTTAAAAGAAAAGCCAAAGAAAAAAACTAAAATAGACGAAAAATTCATGCCTGGAAGCTTTATCCTCAATTTAGATGACCAAAAATTAAATAAGAGAGATGAAAAATCTTCATGGAAAGATAATAAAAAAAGGCTAAGAAGAGAGAAAAAGCAACTATGGCCTGACGATGATTTTTAA
- a CDS encoding hydantoinase/oxoprolinase family protein, which translates to MIIGLDVGGTHTDVVLLGKYGLLAEVKVLTDESDLFSTVLKGLEEITKGIDSKEIKRIVLSTTLTTNAIIQGKIPKVGLIVAGGPGIDQALFKIGDYYECVSGSIDHRGQEVLPLKKNEILSAAEKFKSVGIKNVGVITKFSTKNPKHESEIKELIKDSFEHVFLGHLISGNLNFPRRIATTFLNTAVYPVHKHFYEVVKSSLSKKGLDLPIHILKADGGTMLFDASLEFPGQTILSGPGASVMGAIPFAQKGKDTVVLDIGGTTTDIAVLINQVPLLEPLGIELGGYKTLIRALKTCSIGVGGDSHVVFENGNLKIGPERKGQAIAYGGPVPTTTDALFVLGEIKNGDKEKAHQGIKLIADKMGLSVDETAKKIFNLACQNILEHIKLVIDEINIKPVYTVHEVLEGYQINPKNILILGGPAPHFVKGFKELSDFEVEAVPRWGVANAIGASLARTTCEVIFFADTYQGIAMAPSENYFESVKKTYTKKDALNKAYEILKNKAIKRGADVDDLDMEVLEDFEFNMVKDFYTIGKNIRIKVQVKPGLVKDFESVIK; encoded by the coding sequence ATGATTATAGGCCTTGACGTAGGAGGAACCCACACAGATGTCGTACTTTTAGGTAAATATGGCTTATTAGCTGAAGTAAAAGTTTTAACTGATGAATCAGACCTTTTTAGCACCGTGCTTAAAGGCCTTGAAGAAATAACTAAAGGAATTGATTCAAAAGAGATAAAGCGAATAGTCTTGAGTACAACTTTGACTACAAACGCAATTATTCAAGGGAAAATTCCGAAAGTAGGTTTAATAGTGGCCGGAGGTCCAGGAATAGATCAAGCCCTGTTTAAAATAGGAGATTATTATGAATGTGTATCAGGCTCTATTGACCATAGAGGCCAAGAAGTTTTGCCTTTAAAGAAAAACGAAATCCTTAGCGCCGCAGAAAAATTTAAATCAGTCGGTATAAAAAATGTTGGAGTTATAACTAAATTTTCCACAAAAAATCCAAAACACGAATCAGAAATAAAAGAATTAATAAAAGATTCCTTTGAACACGTATTTCTTGGCCATTTAATTTCTGGTAACTTAAACTTTCCAAGACGAATTGCTACAACGTTTTTAAACACAGCTGTATATCCTGTTCATAAACATTTCTACGAAGTTGTAAAAAGCTCTCTTTCAAAAAAAGGCCTTGACTTACCTATACATATTTTAAAAGCGGATGGGGGCACTATGCTTTTTGATGCTTCCCTTGAATTTCCGGGTCAGACGATACTTTCAGGTCCAGGTGCAAGTGTTATGGGAGCAATACCTTTTGCCCAAAAAGGAAAAGATACTGTAGTTCTTGATATTGGAGGAACTACAACTGACATTGCTGTCTTAATAAATCAAGTCCCTTTGCTTGAACCCCTTGGAATTGAGCTTGGAGGCTATAAAACCTTGATAAGAGCTTTAAAAACGTGCTCAATAGGTGTCGGAGGCGACAGTCATGTTGTTTTTGAAAACGGAAATTTAAAAATAGGTCCAGAAAGAAAAGGTCAGGCAATAGCTTATGGTGGACCTGTTCCAACCACTACTGACGCTTTGTTTGTTCTTGGAGAAATAAAAAACGGGGATAAAGAAAAAGCTCATCAAGGTATAAAATTAATAGCTGATAAAATGGGATTATCTGTTGACGAAACTGCAAAAAAAATATTTAACTTGGCTTGCCAAAATATTTTGGAGCATATAAAATTAGTCATTGATGAAATTAATATTAAGCCTGTTTACACTGTCCATGAAGTTCTTGAAGGGTACCAGATTAATCCTAAAAATATTTTGATTTTAGGAGGTCCTGCTCCCCATTTTGTAAAAGGCTTTAAAGAATTATCCGATTTTGAAGTAGAAGCTGTTCCAAGATGGGGCGTTGCAAATGCTATAGGAGCATCCCTCGCCCGAACAACCTGCGAAGTTATATTTTTCGCTGATACCTATCAAGGCATTGCTATGGCTCCAAGTGAAAATTATTTTGAATCTGTCAAAAAAACTTATACAAAAAAAGACGCATTAAATAAAGCTTATGAAATTTTAAAAAACAAAGCTATTAAAAGAGGAGCTGATGTTGACGACCTCGATATGGAAGTATTAGAAGACTTTGAATTTAATATGGTTAAAGATTTTTACACTATCGGTAAAAATATCAGAATCAAGGTGCAGGTAAAACCAGGCCTTGTAAAAGACTTTGAATCTGTAATAAAATAA
- a CDS encoding tetratricopeptide repeat protein: protein MNMITKFDRESLNSKSDSLFLYNAGYTNHEEDKGKNLFEAKNDILAGTNFLNYIKERFGVSQKFTVLAIKIDNCNANDCANEYDVSDFFNAIDKEVKKEKGIWGIVDTCVLGILFLDIDSSYSIKIADKIRKSVFEVSKETISIGIADYPMLDFTRSETLENASKSLDHASFHGPSSTIIFNAVTLNISADKLYQSKYYEDAVRELKRAIILDPLNINAHNSLGVCYGVMGMFDEAIKEFESVIRINENELMAIYNIGYINMLKGLNEKALEFFLNAKKINKDVFEIEFQLGRLYYEMNKMELAKKCFEKSAELKPESPFAYRYIGDVALKLNAIPEAIKAYKKAVKIATEDAASFSGLGYAMFLNGENFEICAVFCKKSVAIDYNNSIFRHRLGIILFKQKKFEEALQEFKIAEALGYDSSEFIKEIQQILIYSF from the coding sequence ATGAATATGATCACAAAATTTGATAGGGAAAGTTTAAACAGTAAAAGTGATAGTTTATTTTTATATAATGCAGGTTACACAAATCATGAAGAAGATAAGGGGAAAAATCTTTTTGAAGCTAAAAATGATATTCTTGCTGGCACTAATTTTTTAAATTATATAAAAGAACGTTTTGGGGTATCTCAGAAATTTACTGTCTTAGCTATAAAGATTGATAACTGCAATGCAAATGACTGCGCTAATGAATATGATGTTTCAGATTTTTTTAACGCAATTGATAAAGAAGTAAAAAAAGAAAAAGGTATATGGGGAATCGTTGATACCTGTGTGCTTGGAATTCTTTTTCTCGATATAGATTCTTCTTATTCCATTAAAATAGCTGATAAAATAAGAAAGTCTGTTTTTGAAGTATCTAAAGAAACCATATCAATCGGTATAGCAGATTATCCGATGCTGGATTTTACACGAAGTGAAACTTTAGAGAATGCCAGTAAATCCCTTGATCATGCTTCATTTCATGGTCCCAGCAGCACTATTATTTTTAATGCAGTAACTTTAAATATAAGTGCTGATAAACTTTATCAATCAAAATATTATGAAGACGCGGTTAGAGAACTAAAAAGAGCTATTATACTTGATCCATTGAATATAAATGCTCATAATAGCCTTGGAGTTTGTTATGGAGTTATGGGAATGTTTGACGAAGCCATTAAAGAATTTGAATCTGTAATCAGAATAAATGAAAATGAATTAATGGCTATATATAATATCGGCTATATTAATATGCTTAAAGGCCTTAATGAAAAAGCTTTAGAATTTTTCCTTAATGCAAAAAAGATTAATAAAGATGTCTTTGAGATTGAATTTCAACTCGGAAGACTTTATTACGAAATGAATAAAATGGAATTAGCAAAAAAATGTTTTGAAAAATCGGCTGAACTTAAGCCTGAATCTCCATTTGCATACAGATATATAGGAGATGTAGCTTTAAAACTAAATGCTATTCCTGAAGCAATAAAAGCATATAAAAAAGCTGTAAAAATAGCGACTGAAGATGCAGCTTCGTTTTCTGGACTTGGATATGCGATGTTTCTTAACGGAGAAAATTTTGAAATTTGCGCTGTTTTTTGTAAAAAAAGTGTAGCGATTGATTATAACAACAGTATTTTTAGGCATCGATTAGGTATTATTTTATTTAAACAAAAAAAATTTGAAGAAGCTCTTCAAGAGTTTAAAATTGCTGAAGCTTTAGGATATGATTCTTCAGAATTTATAAAAGAAATTCAGCAAATATTAATATATAGTTTTTAA
- the genX gene encoding EF-P lysine aminoacylase GenX has protein sequence MYISRQAKIKENIVLRSKMIYAIRLYFLERNFLEVETPIRIPMVLPEAHIEPQSSESWFLQTSPEMCMKILLAAGYSKIFQICKVFRKKERGKKHLPEFTMLEWYVEYYNYLDLMEQCEELIKFTASSIGFNTNIPFAEKLINIDDAFAKIPVKEAFDVHASISMEDALKTDRFDEIMGLEIEPKLGWDKPVFIYDYPYQKASFAKLKQDNSNFAERFELYIGGIEICNGFTEVNDKEEQEHRFKNEISNKKDTAKCPYPENFLKALSVMPDAAGIAVGMDRLLMVFADTLTIDDVVSFVPEEI, from the coding sequence ATGTATATCTCACGACAGGCTAAAATAAAAGAAAATATTGTTTTGCGATCAAAGATGATCTATGCAATAAGGCTGTATTTCCTTGAACGTAATTTTTTAGAAGTAGAAACGCCCATAAGAATTCCAATGGTTCTACCAGAGGCTCATATTGAACCACAATCTTCAGAAAGCTGGTTCCTTCAAACTTCTCCAGAAATGTGCATGAAAATATTGCTCGCCGCAGGCTATTCAAAAATATTTCAAATTTGCAAAGTTTTTAGAAAGAAAGAAAGAGGGAAAAAGCATCTTCCAGAATTTACTATGCTTGAATGGTATGTTGAATATTATAATTATTTAGATTTAATGGAGCAATGCGAAGAATTAATAAAATTTACAGCGTCATCCATTGGTTTTAATACAAATATACCTTTTGCAGAAAAATTAATTAATATAGATGACGCATTCGCTAAAATACCTGTAAAAGAAGCTTTTGATGTTCATGCATCAATTTCTATGGAAGACGCTTTGAAAACTGACAGATTTGACGAAATTATGGGACTTGAAATTGAACCTAAACTTGGGTGGGATAAGCCTGTATTTATTTATGACTACCCTTACCAAAAAGCAAGCTTTGCAAAATTAAAACAGGATAATTCTAATTTTGCCGAGAGATTTGAACTGTATATAGGTGGGATTGAGATTTGTAACGGTTTTACAGAGGTAAATGACAAAGAAGAGCAAGAACATAGATTTAAAAATGAAATTAGTAACAAAAAGGATACTGCGAAATGCCCATATCCGGAAAATTTTCTTAAAGCTCTTTCTGTTATGCCTGATGCGGCTGGTATAGCTGTTGGTATGGACCGCCTTTTAATGGTTTTTGCAGATACTTTAACAATAGATGATGTAGTTAGTTTTGTTCCTGAAGAAATTTAA
- a CDS encoding class I SAM-dependent methyltransferase, with translation MKLNFEIIDNTKGFLDREEGIRIYETAMKAGKLAPCLEIGSYCGKSGLYIGTACKENNTVLFSIDHHNGSEEQQPGEEYFDSSLIDRSSLEINTLIKFKETIQKAELEDTIIPIVAKSKIVSKFWRTPLSFVFIDGGHSYEAAYSDYNGWVSHIIPGGYLLIHDIFDDPKKGGQAPYNVYKLALVSGLFEELPMTKTLGVLKRIIF, from the coding sequence ATGAAGTTAAATTTTGAAATTATTGATAATACAAAAGGATTCCTTGATAGGGAAGAAGGAATTAGAATTTACGAAACTGCTATGAAGGCAGGTAAATTAGCTCCATGTCTTGAAATAGGAAGTTACTGCGGCAAATCAGGACTTTATATTGGAACAGCTTGTAAAGAAAATAATACAGTTCTTTTTTCTATAGATCACCATAACGGTTCAGAAGAACAACAGCCTGGTGAAGAATACTTTGATTCAAGCTTGATCGATAGAAGCTCATTAGAAATTAATACGTTGATAAAATTTAAGGAAACTATTCAAAAAGCAGAGCTTGAAGATACAATAATTCCAATCGTTGCAAAATCAAAAATTGTATCTAAATTTTGGAGAACTCCTCTTAGCTTTGTTTTTATTGATGGAGGACATTCCTACGAAGCAGCTTATAGTGATTACAATGGATGGGTTTCCCATATAATACCCGGAGGATATCTTTTAATACATGATATCTTTGATGATCCTAAAAAAGGAGGGCAAGCTCCTTATAATGTCTATAAACTTGCTCTTGTATCAGGGTTATTTGAGGAGCTTCCTATGACTAAAACTCTTGGAGTACTCAAAAGGATTATTTTTTAA
- a CDS encoding L-seryl-tRNA(Sec) selenium transferase: protein MTIPEDIKNILKTFPSVDKMIEKVKLDIDVQDTPRSITVEAIRCAIDRLRDCIIERNQDMDTTIDLIKEIGAESLVLERVKELIKKTLSFNLKPLINATGVVVHTNLGRSLLAKSVIANVIKISENYSNLEFNLSKGKRGSRYDCVADILCSLTGADSAMVVNNNAAAVFLALNTIAKDKKVLISRGELVEIGGSFRIPDVMAASGAILLEVGTTNRTHFYDYENAIKNNEIGLILKVHTSNYHIIGFTSSVPLKNLAELGFKHNILVMEDLGSGNFIDFEKYGFSKEPTIKESVNSGADIVTFSGDKLLGGPQAGIILGKKQIIDKLKKNPITRALRIDKLTLSALEATLKLYIDEVSAIKEIPTLRMLFSSINIIEKKAFEVYNYFQDLDSSYIKLEVIDCNSKIGGGTFPHLSIPSKALSIKIEDISPNRIEELMRLRSIPIIGRIEDDRFILDFRTVMEDEVSIIIEAIKEI from the coding sequence ATGACAATACCTGAAGACATTAAAAATATATTAAAAACATTTCCGAGCGTTGATAAGATGATTGAGAAAGTAAAATTGGATATCGACGTTCAAGATACTCCGAGATCAATTACGGTTGAGGCAATTAGATGCGCTATTGATAGATTACGAGACTGTATTATCGAAAGAAATCAGGATATGGATACTACAATTGATTTGATTAAAGAAATTGGCGCTGAATCTTTAGTGCTTGAACGAGTAAAGGAACTGATAAAAAAAACCTTATCTTTTAATCTTAAACCCCTTATAAACGCTACAGGAGTTGTGGTTCATACCAATTTAGGCAGGTCCCTCCTTGCAAAATCAGTAATAGCGAATGTCATCAAAATATCTGAAAACTATTCGAATCTTGAATTTAATTTATCAAAGGGGAAAAGGGGATCTCGTTATGATTGTGTTGCAGATATTTTATGTAGCTTAACAGGAGCTGACTCAGCTATGGTTGTCAACAATAATGCGGCGGCTGTTTTTTTAGCTTTAAACACCATCGCTAAGGATAAAAAAGTTTTAATCTCAAGGGGGGAATTGGTTGAAATAGGAGGTTCTTTTAGAATCCCGGACGTGATGGCTGCGAGCGGAGCTATTCTTTTAGAAGTAGGCACTACAAACCGAACTCATTTTTATGATTATGAAAATGCAATAAAAAATAATGAAATAGGCTTAATTTTAAAAGTACACACAAGTAATTACCATATTATAGGGTTCACTTCTTCAGTTCCTTTAAAAAATCTTGCTGAACTTGGTTTTAAACATAATATCCTTGTTATGGAAGACCTTGGAAGCGGTAATTTTATTGATTTTGAAAAATATGGTTTTTCAAAAGAACCTACTATAAAAGAATCTGTAAACTCAGGGGCAGATATAGTAACTTTTAGCGGTGACAAACTTTTAGGCGGGCCCCAAGCCGGTATTATTCTTGGGAAAAAACAAATAATCGATAAATTAAAGAAAAATCCAATTACAAGAGCTCTAAGAATAGATAAACTAACTCTTTCAGCCTTAGAAGCTACTTTAAAACTTTACATTGATGAAGTAAGTGCAATAAAAGAAATTCCTACATTAAGAATGCTTTTTTCATCTATAAATATTATTGAAAAAAAAGCATTTGAAGTTTACAACTATTTTCAAGACTTGGATTCTTCATACATTAAGCTTGAGGTCATTGATTGTAATTCTAAAATTGGAGGAGGAACTTTTCCTCATTTATCAATTCCAAGTAAAGCTTTAAGTATTAAAATAGAAGACATTTCCCCAAATAGAATAGAAGAATTAATGCGTTTGAGGTCTATTCCAATAATAGGGAGAATTGAAGATGATAGATTTATTTTAGATTTTAGAACTGTTATGGAAGATGAAGTATCAATAATAATTGAAGCCATTAAAGAGATATAA
- a CDS encoding zinc ribbon domain-containing protein, translating to MPIYEYHCEGCGKNFEFLALRKDEQADCPSCKCGDTKKLISACGFISKGSGGETVSSSASSCGSCSSGSCSTCH from the coding sequence ATGCCAATTTACGAATACCACTGTGAAGGTTGCGGAAAAAATTTTGAATTTTTAGCTTTACGGAAAGATGAACAAGCTGATTGCCCATCATGTAAATGTGGAGATACAAAAAAATTAATTTCAGCATGTGGATTTATATCAAAGGGAAGCGGAGGAGAAACTGTAAGTTCTTCAGCATCTTCGTGCGGAAGTTGCAGTTCTGGCAGTTGTTCAACATGCCATTAA